From one Ignavibacteria bacterium genomic stretch:
- the lpxB gene encoding lipid-A-disaccharide synthase has protein sequence MRIFITAGDPSADIHAANLMAAIREHFPDVAFDGFGGPAMEMQGLHTLAPIKNLAVSGYWEVIKHLGFFRGLMHRCSDALAARKYSVFIPVDYPGFNLRLAAVARRRQIPVCWYIAPQLWAWGKKRAPQLARVVNRLLVVFPFEVEFFEQYGISTRFVGHPLKDVIDGSDQYVPNSVVVLPGSRRNELAHHVPLLAMVAGEVLSQGIAKLVTVPAAPGIQSELLLPLADAGATIVADSHAALRSSAAGLIKAGTSTLEAAVMGLPFATFYKTSWASYQIGKHFINISTVTMANHLLQRNVVHEFLQHKATVKALIRELEDLLHNHERRRELQNAFAEVRRLLGGSHERNPAQRAADAVAELLATRRVL, from the coding sequence ATGCGCATCTTCATTACTGCAGGCGACCCATCGGCAGACATCCACGCTGCAAACCTGATGGCAGCGATACGGGAGCATTTCCCGGATGTTGCTTTTGATGGATTTGGCGGCCCGGCAATGGAAATGCAGGGATTGCACACCCTGGCACCTATCAAGAACCTTGCCGTTTCCGGCTACTGGGAGGTGATCAAGCACCTTGGGTTTTTTAGGGGGCTTATGCACCGGTGTTCAGATGCTTTGGCTGCCAGAAAGTACAGCGTGTTCATCCCGGTAGATTATCCGGGCTTTAATCTGCGGCTGGCTGCCGTTGCCAGACGCCGGCAGATACCGGTCTGTTGGTATATCGCGCCACAATTGTGGGCCTGGGGGAAGAAAAGAGCTCCTCAGTTGGCACGTGTGGTGAACCGCCTTCTGGTAGTATTTCCGTTCGAGGTAGAGTTTTTTGAGCAGTATGGCATTTCCACCCGGTTTGTTGGTCATCCGTTAAAGGATGTAATTGATGGCAGCGACCAGTATGTTCCCAACAGCGTTGTAGTGTTACCTGGCTCGCGCAGAAACGAACTGGCACATCACGTTCCATTGCTCGCGATGGTTGCCGGTGAAGTTCTTTCACAGGGAATTGCAAAGCTGGTTACAGTGCCGGCTGCCCCGGGTATTCAGTCCGAACTTCTCCTGCCACTCGCTGATGCAGGGGCAACCATTGTTGCTGATTCGCACGCAGCTCTCCGTTCGAGTGCTGCAGGCTTGATTAAAGCCGGCACATCAACACTGGAGGCGGCGGTAATGGGACTTCCGTTTGCCACGTTCTATAAAACCTCATGGGCATCGTATCAGATTGGAAAGCATTTTATAAATATTTCTACTGTTACCATGGCTAACCATTTACTGCAACGAAACGTGGTTCACGAATTCCTGCAACACAAAGCAACGGTAAAAGCTCTGATACGTGAGCTGGAGGATTTGCTTCATAATCATGAACGTCGTCGAGAATTACAAAATGCGTTTGCAGAAGTACGACGTTTACTTGGTGGAAGCCACGAGCGTAACCCCGCTCAGCGGGCTGCCGATGCGGTAGCCGAGCTGCTGGCAACAAGGCGGGTGCTATGA